Proteins from a genomic interval of Chanodichthys erythropterus isolate Z2021 chromosome 6, ASM2448905v1, whole genome shotgun sequence:
- the filip1l gene encoding filamin A-interacting protein 1-like isoform X1, which translates to MCMIMRSRSNSLEDAEKAELSPPTARARRQASDREEACHAHEDTPTVQRKQTGGRQRAQRERSGAGKSRDLSRDDLLFLLSMLEGELQARDEVITVLKADKIDLALLEAKYGFVTPPKVLKALQRDAIQDKNGSWQEDIYEKPMTELDRLVEKQRETYRRMLEQLLLVERAHRQTLGRLEDEKRNHSDFMRKSDEFTGLLEQERERLKLLIDQEKTYQERKEEENTKKVTSLKDELTKLKSFALLVVDEQQRLAEQLTQQTAKVQELQNTATQAQDELSSTQTRLQEEENKVHRLEEELRNQACHFHQEQEAMTAKLTNEDAQNRQLRQKLSALSRQLDELEETNKTLHRAEEELQELRDKIGRGECGNSSLVAEVEELRKRVLEMEGKDEELIKMEDMCRDLHRKLEKESSQSCSLKVEVDKLNHRIMELEKLEDAFGKSKQECSSLKSNMEKERTMTKHMSNELDVLRVRIKELEATEVHLEKTELTLKEDLTKLKTLTVMLVDERKAMAEKLKLMEDKVQNSTGKLQAEQDKVNTVTEKLIEESKKALRSKAELEEKMCVATRERDELKAKLKAEEEKNCDLQSKVSMMKKRLQSLEAVERELLRNKSKEEHPKSPGPYRYQQEDNKVKDLTQEVERLRRKLKEMKVVEGDLLKTEDEFESLEKRYSNEQERAKALMEELEMSRKELSKYQLAEKEESNQEHILYKRLKEEEAKSSHLTREVEALKEKIHEYMGTEESICRLKTDHTTLQRKLTQQEVRNKELAREMENLTRELERYRRFSKSLRPGMNGRRFSDLQVSTKEVQTDPTESLSPNYRNFAPLERALVNGKLYVESDPEDEANYNEINLTKCTPSLMNNVNNLNNNMRRARGPFLKTRESHHPMNGKVQPRQNSNHVQQGDVVLTHSPGQPLHIKVTPDHGHNIATLEITSPTTENAQSYTSTAVIPTSGAPPKQRITILQNSSISPSSKSKGTPPESPCSPSTPDRSMSPLTMAAYSQTLSSESCGSVTPDRAMSPIQIVSVTTGTPDRSEPVELVGGHTVFRVSPERQNSWQLQRSNSSGPNVITTDDNKIHIHLGSPYIQAVNTTGKSISPYYSLGPEQRIPVLANGTPAKGNNKITSSIVIKPTSSPISRPSQITVSNICD; encoded by the exons GTGCATGATCATGCGTTCCCGTAGCAACAGTCTGGAGGATGCGGAGAAGGCGGAGCTCTCTCCGCCCACAGCACGAGCGCGGCGGCAGGCGTCCGACCGCGAGGAGGCGTGTCACGCTCATGAGGACACGCCCACCGTCCAGAGGAAGCAGACGGGCGGCAGACAGCGAGCGCAGAGAGAGCGCAGCGGCGCGGGGAAGAGCCGAGACCTCTCGAGAGACGACCTGCTGTTCCTGCTCAGCATGCTGGAGGGAGAACTACAG GCCAGAGACGAGGTGATCACCGTCCTCAAAGCCGATAAAATCGATCTGGCTCTGCTGGAGGCCAAATACGGCTTTGTGACGCCGCCGAAGGTGCTGAAGGCTCTTCAGAGGGACGCCATCCAGGACAAGAACGGCAGCTGGCAGGAGGACATCTACGAGAAGCCCATGACGGAG ttGGACAGGCTGGTGGAGAAGCAGCGGGAGACGTACAGACGGATGCTGGAGCAGCTGCTGCTGGTGGAACGAGCTCACCGACAGACGCTGGGCCGCCTGGAGGACGAGAAGAGGAACCACAGCGACTTCATGAGGAAGAGCGACGAGTTCACCGGCCTGCTGGAGCAGGAGCGAGAGAG ACTGAAACTGCTCATTGATCAGGAAAAGACATACCAGGAGAGAAAGGAAGAAGAGAACACTAAGAAAGTCACAAGTCTAAAGGACGAACTAACTAAGCTAAAGTCCTTTGCCCTCCTGGTGGTCGATGAACAGCAGCGCCTCGCAGAGCAGCTGACCCAACAAACAGCCAAGGTCCAGGAACTCCAGAATACTGCCACTCAGGCCCAAGACGAGCTGAGTTCCACCCAAACCCGGTTGCAAGAAGAGGAGAACAAAGTCCATCGCTTGGAGGAGGAGTTACGCAACCAGGCCTGCCATTTCCACCAAGAGCAGGAAGCCATGACTGCCAAACTGACCAATGAAGATGCCCAGAACAGACAGCTACGGCAGAAGCTCTCCGCACTCAGCCGGCAGTTAGATGAGCTGGAAGAAACCAACAAGACTCTGCACAGAGCAGAGGAGGAACTGCAGGAGCTACGGGATAAAATCGGCCGCGGGGAGTGTGGCAACTCCAGCCTAGTGGCGGAGGTGGAGGAGTTGAGGAAACGAGTGCTTGAAATGGAAGGGAAGGATGAGGAGCTGATCAAGATGGAGGACATGTGCAGGGACCTCCACAGAAAGCTGGAGAAGGAGTCGAGTCAGAGCTGTAGCTTAAAAGTGGAGGTGGACAAGCTGAATCACAGAATTATGGAGCTGGAGAAATTAGAGGATGCTTTTGGGAAGAGCAAGCAGGAGTGCAGTTCACTGAAAAGCAACATGGAGAAAGAGCGGACCATGACTAAACACATGTCCAATGAACTAGATGTGCTGAGAGTCAGAATCAAAGAGCTTGAGGCTACAGAGGTTCATTTGGAGAAGACGGAGTTGACACTGAAAGAGGATTTGACAAAACTGAAGACACTGACCgtcatgctagtggatgagagAAAAGCTATGGCCGAAAAGTTAAAGCTGATGGAGGACAAAGTGCAAAACAGCACTGGCAAACTGCAGGCAGAACAAGACAAAGTCAACACTGTCACTGAAAAACTGATCGAAGAGAGCAAGAAAGCTCTGCGCTCAAAGGCCGAACTAGAGGAGAAGATGTGTGTTGCCACTCGGGAGAGGGATGAGCTCAAAGCTAAGCTGAAAGCAGAAGAAGAGAAAAACTGTGACCTTCAGTCTAAAGTCAGCATGATGAAAAAGAGGCTTCAATCACTGGAAGCAGTGGAAAGAGAGTTACTGAGGAACAAATCCAAAGAGGAGCACCCGAAGAGCCCAGGTCCTTACCGCTACCAGCAGGAAGACAACAAAGTGAAAGATTTGACCCAGGAAGTGGAGCGCCTCAGGAGGAAGTTAAAGGAGATGAAGGTGGTTGAGGGTGATCTTTTGAAGACTGAAGATGAGTTTGAATCCCTGGAGAAGAGATACTCCAATGAGCAGGAACGAGCAAAAGCACTGATGGAGGAACTGGAGATGTCCAGGAAGGAGCTGTCTAAGTACCAGTTGGCTGAGAAAGAGGAGTCCAACCAAGAGCACATCCTGTACAAGCGTCTGAAAGAGGAAGAGGCCAAATCCAGTCATCTCACCAGAGAGGTAGAAGCCCTGAAAGAGAAGATCCACGAGTACATGGGCACCGAGGAATCCATCTGCCGCTTGAAAACAGACCACACGACCCTACAGAGAAAACTCACCCAGCAAGAGGTCAGGAACAAAGAGCTGGCCAGAGAGATGGAGAACCTTACACGAGAACTGGAGAGATACCGTCGCTTCAGCAAGAGCCTGAGACCGGGAATGAACGGAAGACGTTTCTCAGATCTACAAGTCTCCACAAAGGAGGTGCAGACGGACCCAACGGAGAGCCTGTCCCCGAATTACAGGAATTTTGCACCGCTGGAACGTGCCCTGGTCAACGGCAAGCTGTACGTGGAGAGCGATCCAGAGGACGAGGCCAACTACAACGAGATCAACCTTACAAAATGCACTCCGTCGCTCATGAACAATGTCAACAATCTTAACAACAACATGAGAAGAGCAAGGGGCCCTTTCCTTAAGACTAGAGAAAGTCATCATCCAATGAATGGCAAGGTACAACCGAGACAGAACAGTAATCACGTTCAGCAGGGGGACGTGGTCCTCACGCACAGTCCTGGGCAACCTCTCCATATCAAAGTGACCCCTGACCACGGGCACAACATTGCAACTCTTGAGATCACGAGTCCCACCACAGAAAACGCCCAGTCCTATACAAGCACGGCGGTCATCCCGACAAGTGGTGCCCCTCCAAAACAGCGAATCACAATCCTCCAGAACTCTTCGATCTCACCTTCCAGCAAGTCCAAGGGAACTCCTCCGGAGAGTCCCTGCAGTCCCAGCACTCCCGATCGCTCCATGTCTCCGCTCACCATGGCAGCCTATTCGCAAACTCTATCTTCCGAGTCCTGCGGATCGGTGACCCCAGACCGAGCCATGTCTCCCATTCAGATCGTGTCCGTTACCACTGGAACCCCTGACCGGTCAGAGCCGGTAGAGCTTGTGGGAGGTCATACAGTGTTCCGTGTGAGCCCTGAAAGGCAGAACAGCTGGCAACTACAGAGGTCCAACAGCTCAGGTCCAAATGTCATTACCACTGATGACAACAAAATCCATATTCACTTAGGGAGCCCCTACATTCAAGCCGTGAACACCACGGGCAAATCCATCAGTCCCTATTACTCCCTCGGGCCGGAGCAAAGGATTCCAGTGTTAGCCAATGGCACTCCAGCCAAAGGCAACAACAAAATCACAAGCAGCATCGTGATAAAACCCACATCCAGTCCCATCTCACGGCCCTCACAAATTACAGTAAGTAACATCTGTGACTGA
- the filip1l gene encoding filamin A-interacting protein 1-like isoform X2 — protein MIMRSRSNSLEDAEKAELSPPTARARRQASDREEACHAHEDTPTVQRKQTGGRQRAQRERSGAGKSRDLSRDDLLFLLSMLEGELQARDEVITVLKADKIDLALLEAKYGFVTPPKVLKALQRDAIQDKNGSWQEDIYEKPMTELDRLVEKQRETYRRMLEQLLLVERAHRQTLGRLEDEKRNHSDFMRKSDEFTGLLEQERERLKLLIDQEKTYQERKEEENTKKVTSLKDELTKLKSFALLVVDEQQRLAEQLTQQTAKVQELQNTATQAQDELSSTQTRLQEEENKVHRLEEELRNQACHFHQEQEAMTAKLTNEDAQNRQLRQKLSALSRQLDELEETNKTLHRAEEELQELRDKIGRGECGNSSLVAEVEELRKRVLEMEGKDEELIKMEDMCRDLHRKLEKESSQSCSLKVEVDKLNHRIMELEKLEDAFGKSKQECSSLKSNMEKERTMTKHMSNELDVLRVRIKELEATEVHLEKTELTLKEDLTKLKTLTVMLVDERKAMAEKLKLMEDKVQNSTGKLQAEQDKVNTVTEKLIEESKKALRSKAELEEKMCVATRERDELKAKLKAEEEKNCDLQSKVSMMKKRLQSLEAVERELLRNKSKEEHPKSPGPYRYQQEDNKVKDLTQEVERLRRKLKEMKVVEGDLLKTEDEFESLEKRYSNEQERAKALMEELEMSRKELSKYQLAEKEESNQEHILYKRLKEEEAKSSHLTREVEALKEKIHEYMGTEESICRLKTDHTTLQRKLTQQEVRNKELAREMENLTRELERYRRFSKSLRPGMNGRRFSDLQVSTKEVQTDPTESLSPNYRNFAPLERALVNGKLYVESDPEDEANYNEINLTKCTPSLMNNVNNLNNNMRRARGPFLKTRESHHPMNGKVQPRQNSNHVQQGDVVLTHSPGQPLHIKVTPDHGHNIATLEITSPTTENAQSYTSTAVIPTSGAPPKQRITILQNSSISPSSKSKGTPPESPCSPSTPDRSMSPLTMAAYSQTLSSESCGSVTPDRAMSPIQIVSVTTGTPDRSEPVELVGGHTVFRVSPERQNSWQLQRSNSSGPNVITTDDNKIHIHLGSPYIQAVNTTGKSISPYYSLGPEQRIPVLANGTPAKGNNKITSSIVIKPTSSPISRPSQITVSNICD, from the exons ATGATCATGCGTTCCCGTAGCAACAGTCTGGAGGATGCGGAGAAGGCGGAGCTCTCTCCGCCCACAGCACGAGCGCGGCGGCAGGCGTCCGACCGCGAGGAGGCGTGTCACGCTCATGAGGACACGCCCACCGTCCAGAGGAAGCAGACGGGCGGCAGACAGCGAGCGCAGAGAGAGCGCAGCGGCGCGGGGAAGAGCCGAGACCTCTCGAGAGACGACCTGCTGTTCCTGCTCAGCATGCTGGAGGGAGAACTACAG GCCAGAGACGAGGTGATCACCGTCCTCAAAGCCGATAAAATCGATCTGGCTCTGCTGGAGGCCAAATACGGCTTTGTGACGCCGCCGAAGGTGCTGAAGGCTCTTCAGAGGGACGCCATCCAGGACAAGAACGGCAGCTGGCAGGAGGACATCTACGAGAAGCCCATGACGGAG ttGGACAGGCTGGTGGAGAAGCAGCGGGAGACGTACAGACGGATGCTGGAGCAGCTGCTGCTGGTGGAACGAGCTCACCGACAGACGCTGGGCCGCCTGGAGGACGAGAAGAGGAACCACAGCGACTTCATGAGGAAGAGCGACGAGTTCACCGGCCTGCTGGAGCAGGAGCGAGAGAG ACTGAAACTGCTCATTGATCAGGAAAAGACATACCAGGAGAGAAAGGAAGAAGAGAACACTAAGAAAGTCACAAGTCTAAAGGACGAACTAACTAAGCTAAAGTCCTTTGCCCTCCTGGTGGTCGATGAACAGCAGCGCCTCGCAGAGCAGCTGACCCAACAAACAGCCAAGGTCCAGGAACTCCAGAATACTGCCACTCAGGCCCAAGACGAGCTGAGTTCCACCCAAACCCGGTTGCAAGAAGAGGAGAACAAAGTCCATCGCTTGGAGGAGGAGTTACGCAACCAGGCCTGCCATTTCCACCAAGAGCAGGAAGCCATGACTGCCAAACTGACCAATGAAGATGCCCAGAACAGACAGCTACGGCAGAAGCTCTCCGCACTCAGCCGGCAGTTAGATGAGCTGGAAGAAACCAACAAGACTCTGCACAGAGCAGAGGAGGAACTGCAGGAGCTACGGGATAAAATCGGCCGCGGGGAGTGTGGCAACTCCAGCCTAGTGGCGGAGGTGGAGGAGTTGAGGAAACGAGTGCTTGAAATGGAAGGGAAGGATGAGGAGCTGATCAAGATGGAGGACATGTGCAGGGACCTCCACAGAAAGCTGGAGAAGGAGTCGAGTCAGAGCTGTAGCTTAAAAGTGGAGGTGGACAAGCTGAATCACAGAATTATGGAGCTGGAGAAATTAGAGGATGCTTTTGGGAAGAGCAAGCAGGAGTGCAGTTCACTGAAAAGCAACATGGAGAAAGAGCGGACCATGACTAAACACATGTCCAATGAACTAGATGTGCTGAGAGTCAGAATCAAAGAGCTTGAGGCTACAGAGGTTCATTTGGAGAAGACGGAGTTGACACTGAAAGAGGATTTGACAAAACTGAAGACACTGACCgtcatgctagtggatgagagAAAAGCTATGGCCGAAAAGTTAAAGCTGATGGAGGACAAAGTGCAAAACAGCACTGGCAAACTGCAGGCAGAACAAGACAAAGTCAACACTGTCACTGAAAAACTGATCGAAGAGAGCAAGAAAGCTCTGCGCTCAAAGGCCGAACTAGAGGAGAAGATGTGTGTTGCCACTCGGGAGAGGGATGAGCTCAAAGCTAAGCTGAAAGCAGAAGAAGAGAAAAACTGTGACCTTCAGTCTAAAGTCAGCATGATGAAAAAGAGGCTTCAATCACTGGAAGCAGTGGAAAGAGAGTTACTGAGGAACAAATCCAAAGAGGAGCACCCGAAGAGCCCAGGTCCTTACCGCTACCAGCAGGAAGACAACAAAGTGAAAGATTTGACCCAGGAAGTGGAGCGCCTCAGGAGGAAGTTAAAGGAGATGAAGGTGGTTGAGGGTGATCTTTTGAAGACTGAAGATGAGTTTGAATCCCTGGAGAAGAGATACTCCAATGAGCAGGAACGAGCAAAAGCACTGATGGAGGAACTGGAGATGTCCAGGAAGGAGCTGTCTAAGTACCAGTTGGCTGAGAAAGAGGAGTCCAACCAAGAGCACATCCTGTACAAGCGTCTGAAAGAGGAAGAGGCCAAATCCAGTCATCTCACCAGAGAGGTAGAAGCCCTGAAAGAGAAGATCCACGAGTACATGGGCACCGAGGAATCCATCTGCCGCTTGAAAACAGACCACACGACCCTACAGAGAAAACTCACCCAGCAAGAGGTCAGGAACAAAGAGCTGGCCAGAGAGATGGAGAACCTTACACGAGAACTGGAGAGATACCGTCGCTTCAGCAAGAGCCTGAGACCGGGAATGAACGGAAGACGTTTCTCAGATCTACAAGTCTCCACAAAGGAGGTGCAGACGGACCCAACGGAGAGCCTGTCCCCGAATTACAGGAATTTTGCACCGCTGGAACGTGCCCTGGTCAACGGCAAGCTGTACGTGGAGAGCGATCCAGAGGACGAGGCCAACTACAACGAGATCAACCTTACAAAATGCACTCCGTCGCTCATGAACAATGTCAACAATCTTAACAACAACATGAGAAGAGCAAGGGGCCCTTTCCTTAAGACTAGAGAAAGTCATCATCCAATGAATGGCAAGGTACAACCGAGACAGAACAGTAATCACGTTCAGCAGGGGGACGTGGTCCTCACGCACAGTCCTGGGCAACCTCTCCATATCAAAGTGACCCCTGACCACGGGCACAACATTGCAACTCTTGAGATCACGAGTCCCACCACAGAAAACGCCCAGTCCTATACAAGCACGGCGGTCATCCCGACAAGTGGTGCCCCTCCAAAACAGCGAATCACAATCCTCCAGAACTCTTCGATCTCACCTTCCAGCAAGTCCAAGGGAACTCCTCCGGAGAGTCCCTGCAGTCCCAGCACTCCCGATCGCTCCATGTCTCCGCTCACCATGGCAGCCTATTCGCAAACTCTATCTTCCGAGTCCTGCGGATCGGTGACCCCAGACCGAGCCATGTCTCCCATTCAGATCGTGTCCGTTACCACTGGAACCCCTGACCGGTCAGAGCCGGTAGAGCTTGTGGGAGGTCATACAGTGTTCCGTGTGAGCCCTGAAAGGCAGAACAGCTGGCAACTACAGAGGTCCAACAGCTCAGGTCCAAATGTCATTACCACTGATGACAACAAAATCCATATTCACTTAGGGAGCCCCTACATTCAAGCCGTGAACACCACGGGCAAATCCATCAGTCCCTATTACTCCCTCGGGCCGGAGCAAAGGATTCCAGTGTTAGCCAATGGCACTCCAGCCAAAGGCAACAACAAAATCACAAGCAGCATCGTGATAAAACCCACATCCAGTCCCATCTCACGGCCCTCACAAATTACAGTAAGTAACATCTGTGACTGA
- the filip1l gene encoding filamin A-interacting protein 1-like isoform X3, with the protein MCMIMRSRSNSLEDAEKAELSPPTARARRQASDREEACHAHEDTPTVQRKQTGGRQRAQRERSGAGKSRDLSRDDLLFLLSMLEGELQARDEVITVLKADKIDLALLEAKYGFVTPPKVLKALQRDAIQDKNGSWQEDIYEKPMTELDRLVEKQRETYRRMLEQLLLVERAHRQTLGRLEDEKRNHSDFMRKSDEFTGLLEQERERLKLLIDQEKTYQERKEEENTKKVTSLKDELTKLKSFALLVVDEQQRLAEQLTQQTAKVQELQNTATQAQDELSSTQTRLQEEENKVHRLEEELRNQACHFHQEQEAMTAKLTNEDAQNRQLRQKLSALSRQLDELEETNKTLHRAEEELQELRDKIGRGECGNSSLVAEVEELRKRVLEMEGKDEELIKMEDMCRDLHRKLEKESSQSCSLKVEVDKLNHRIMELEKLEDAFGKSKQECSSLKSNMEKERTMTKHMSNELDVLRVRIKELEATEVHLEKTELTLKEDLTKLKTLTVMLVDERKAMAEKLKLMEDKVQNSTGKLQAEQDKVNTVTEKLIEESKKALRSKAELEEKMCVATRERDELKAKLKAEEEKNCDLQSKVSMMKKRLQSLEAVERELLRNKSKEEHPKSPGPYRYQQEDNKVKDLTQEVERLRRKLKEMKVVEGDLLKTEDEFESLEKRYSNEQERAKALMEELEMSRKELSKYQLAEKEESNQEHILYKRLKEEEAKSSHLTREVEALKEKIHEYMGTEESICRLKTDHTTLQRKLTQQEVRNKELAREMENLTRELERYRRFSKSLRPGMNGRRFSDLQVSTKEVQTDPTESLSPNYRNFAPLERALVNGKLYVESDPEDEANYNEINLTKCTPSLMNNVNNLNNNMRRARGPFLKTRESHHPMNGKVQPRQNSNHVQQGDVVLTHSPGQPLHIKVTPDHGHNIATLEITSPTTENAQSYTSTAVIPTSGAPPKQRITILQNSSISPSSKSKGTPPESPCSPSTPDRSMSPLTMAAYSQTLSSESCGSVTPDRAMSPIQIVSVTTGTPDRSEPVELVGGHTVFRVSPERQNSWQLQRSNSSGPNVITTDDNKIHIHLGSPYIQAVNTTGKSISPYYSLGPEQRIPVLANGTPAKGNNKITSSIVIKPTSSPISRPSQITMPLESFRRSGPTRIPKPKGCSAAKAVQTPLNSGKCVSNNNLNMMNQPTKS; encoded by the exons GTGCATGATCATGCGTTCCCGTAGCAACAGTCTGGAGGATGCGGAGAAGGCGGAGCTCTCTCCGCCCACAGCACGAGCGCGGCGGCAGGCGTCCGACCGCGAGGAGGCGTGTCACGCTCATGAGGACACGCCCACCGTCCAGAGGAAGCAGACGGGCGGCAGACAGCGAGCGCAGAGAGAGCGCAGCGGCGCGGGGAAGAGCCGAGACCTCTCGAGAGACGACCTGCTGTTCCTGCTCAGCATGCTGGAGGGAGAACTACAG GCCAGAGACGAGGTGATCACCGTCCTCAAAGCCGATAAAATCGATCTGGCTCTGCTGGAGGCCAAATACGGCTTTGTGACGCCGCCGAAGGTGCTGAAGGCTCTTCAGAGGGACGCCATCCAGGACAAGAACGGCAGCTGGCAGGAGGACATCTACGAGAAGCCCATGACGGAG ttGGACAGGCTGGTGGAGAAGCAGCGGGAGACGTACAGACGGATGCTGGAGCAGCTGCTGCTGGTGGAACGAGCTCACCGACAGACGCTGGGCCGCCTGGAGGACGAGAAGAGGAACCACAGCGACTTCATGAGGAAGAGCGACGAGTTCACCGGCCTGCTGGAGCAGGAGCGAGAGAG ACTGAAACTGCTCATTGATCAGGAAAAGACATACCAGGAGAGAAAGGAAGAAGAGAACACTAAGAAAGTCACAAGTCTAAAGGACGAACTAACTAAGCTAAAGTCCTTTGCCCTCCTGGTGGTCGATGAACAGCAGCGCCTCGCAGAGCAGCTGACCCAACAAACAGCCAAGGTCCAGGAACTCCAGAATACTGCCACTCAGGCCCAAGACGAGCTGAGTTCCACCCAAACCCGGTTGCAAGAAGAGGAGAACAAAGTCCATCGCTTGGAGGAGGAGTTACGCAACCAGGCCTGCCATTTCCACCAAGAGCAGGAAGCCATGACTGCCAAACTGACCAATGAAGATGCCCAGAACAGACAGCTACGGCAGAAGCTCTCCGCACTCAGCCGGCAGTTAGATGAGCTGGAAGAAACCAACAAGACTCTGCACAGAGCAGAGGAGGAACTGCAGGAGCTACGGGATAAAATCGGCCGCGGGGAGTGTGGCAACTCCAGCCTAGTGGCGGAGGTGGAGGAGTTGAGGAAACGAGTGCTTGAAATGGAAGGGAAGGATGAGGAGCTGATCAAGATGGAGGACATGTGCAGGGACCTCCACAGAAAGCTGGAGAAGGAGTCGAGTCAGAGCTGTAGCTTAAAAGTGGAGGTGGACAAGCTGAATCACAGAATTATGGAGCTGGAGAAATTAGAGGATGCTTTTGGGAAGAGCAAGCAGGAGTGCAGTTCACTGAAAAGCAACATGGAGAAAGAGCGGACCATGACTAAACACATGTCCAATGAACTAGATGTGCTGAGAGTCAGAATCAAAGAGCTTGAGGCTACAGAGGTTCATTTGGAGAAGACGGAGTTGACACTGAAAGAGGATTTGACAAAACTGAAGACACTGACCgtcatgctagtggatgagagAAAAGCTATGGCCGAAAAGTTAAAGCTGATGGAGGACAAAGTGCAAAACAGCACTGGCAAACTGCAGGCAGAACAAGACAAAGTCAACACTGTCACTGAAAAACTGATCGAAGAGAGCAAGAAAGCTCTGCGCTCAAAGGCCGAACTAGAGGAGAAGATGTGTGTTGCCACTCGGGAGAGGGATGAGCTCAAAGCTAAGCTGAAAGCAGAAGAAGAGAAAAACTGTGACCTTCAGTCTAAAGTCAGCATGATGAAAAAGAGGCTTCAATCACTGGAAGCAGTGGAAAGAGAGTTACTGAGGAACAAATCCAAAGAGGAGCACCCGAAGAGCCCAGGTCCTTACCGCTACCAGCAGGAAGACAACAAAGTGAAAGATTTGACCCAGGAAGTGGAGCGCCTCAGGAGGAAGTTAAAGGAGATGAAGGTGGTTGAGGGTGATCTTTTGAAGACTGAAGATGAGTTTGAATCCCTGGAGAAGAGATACTCCAATGAGCAGGAACGAGCAAAAGCACTGATGGAGGAACTGGAGATGTCCAGGAAGGAGCTGTCTAAGTACCAGTTGGCTGAGAAAGAGGAGTCCAACCAAGAGCACATCCTGTACAAGCGTCTGAAAGAGGAAGAGGCCAAATCCAGTCATCTCACCAGAGAGGTAGAAGCCCTGAAAGAGAAGATCCACGAGTACATGGGCACCGAGGAATCCATCTGCCGCTTGAAAACAGACCACACGACCCTACAGAGAAAACTCACCCAGCAAGAGGTCAGGAACAAAGAGCTGGCCAGAGAGATGGAGAACCTTACACGAGAACTGGAGAGATACCGTCGCTTCAGCAAGAGCCTGAGACCGGGAATGAACGGAAGACGTTTCTCAGATCTACAAGTCTCCACAAAGGAGGTGCAGACGGACCCAACGGAGAGCCTGTCCCCGAATTACAGGAATTTTGCACCGCTGGAACGTGCCCTGGTCAACGGCAAGCTGTACGTGGAGAGCGATCCAGAGGACGAGGCCAACTACAACGAGATCAACCTTACAAAATGCACTCCGTCGCTCATGAACAATGTCAACAATCTTAACAACAACATGAGAAGAGCAAGGGGCCCTTTCCTTAAGACTAGAGAAAGTCATCATCCAATGAATGGCAAGGTACAACCGAGACAGAACAGTAATCACGTTCAGCAGGGGGACGTGGTCCTCACGCACAGTCCTGGGCAACCTCTCCATATCAAAGTGACCCCTGACCACGGGCACAACATTGCAACTCTTGAGATCACGAGTCCCACCACAGAAAACGCCCAGTCCTATACAAGCACGGCGGTCATCCCGACAAGTGGTGCCCCTCCAAAACAGCGAATCACAATCCTCCAGAACTCTTCGATCTCACCTTCCAGCAAGTCCAAGGGAACTCCTCCGGAGAGTCCCTGCAGTCCCAGCACTCCCGATCGCTCCATGTCTCCGCTCACCATGGCAGCCTATTCGCAAACTCTATCTTCCGAGTCCTGCGGATCGGTGACCCCAGACCGAGCCATGTCTCCCATTCAGATCGTGTCCGTTACCACTGGAACCCCTGACCGGTCAGAGCCGGTAGAGCTTGTGGGAGGTCATACAGTGTTCCGTGTGAGCCCTGAAAGGCAGAACAGCTGGCAACTACAGAGGTCCAACAGCTCAGGTCCAAATGTCATTACCACTGATGACAACAAAATCCATATTCACTTAGGGAGCCCCTACATTCAAGCCGTGAACACCACGGGCAAATCCATCAGTCCCTATTACTCCCTCGGGCCGGAGCAAAGGATTCCAGTGTTAGCCAATGGCACTCCAGCCAAAGGCAACAACAAAATCACAAGCAGCATCGTGATAAAACCCACATCCAGTCCCATCTCACGGCCCTCACAAATTACA